One genomic region from Rosa rugosa chromosome 1, drRosRugo1.1, whole genome shotgun sequence encodes:
- the LOC133725645 gene encoding endoribonuclease Dicer homolog 2-like yields MLLRHLLVHSLLPVVKRLLVHFMNWVGIKVDFTYIPYDRNFPVQPEKLINVKHLEKQLNYSFRDPSLLVEALTHGSYMLPEIPGCYQRLEFLGDAVLDYLITSYLYNKYPGMSPGVLTNMRSASVNNDCFARAAVKAELHKHILHASKKLHKGDIVHTVDNFKKLPTQSTFGWESETSFPRY; encoded by the exons ATGTTGTTGAGGCACTTATTGGTGCATTCCTTATTACCGGTGGTGAAAAGGCTGCTTGTGCACTTCATGAATTGGGTTGGTATAAAGGTAGATTTTACCTATATACCATATGACAGGAACTTTCCGGTGCAGCCAGAGAAGCTTATTAATGTCAAACACTTAGAGAAGCAACTAAACTACTCATTTCGTGATCCTTCTCTTCTAGTGGAAGCACTAACTCATGGTTCTTACATGCTCCCTGAGATCCCAGGATGTTATCAG CGGTTAGAATTTCTTGGGGACGCAGTTTTAGATTACCTGATCACTAGTTATCTGTACAACAAATATCCTGGGATGTCGCCAGGAGTCTTAACTAATATGAGGTCTGCTTCGGTAAATAATGATTGTTTTGCCCGAGCTGCTGTGAAGGCTGAATTGCACAAGCACATTCTCCATGCTTCAAAGAAACTCCACAAGGGGGATATAGTTCACACAGTTGATAACTTTAAGAAGTTACCTACACAATCAACTTTTGGATGGGAATCTGAGACTTCGTTCCCCAG GTACTAG